A stretch of Geomonas oryzisoli DNA encodes these proteins:
- a CDS encoding tetratricopeptide repeat protein: MTTQKTAWDYLGDMFDTLTSQDSMKAQAATSAMSTGAGFFQKKDYVRAANEFKRAISLDPTNAQSYNYLANAYLAQNKYDEAIKTYKSSLSLDPTQDSVHRNLGNIYLQQKKYNLAEKEFKDAARLNPTDTVAPYTLGQLYVQTGRYAEAETQFKKVSRMAPNDPNPYYSLGATYNKEGKYAEAVKQLTQAVKLRPKMTAAHFELGVAYSALGDTTNAQAELATVTQLDATQGALLKATIAQPKFVTAGGGETDTFTPALEAGTDLGSLLGVDSTGTNIQSKAFSLTFYFDSAMDAKSVQDTSNWTITKASGGAAGYYNNLLPVLPTEAYIPQNPTSVVYDPEKQSATVTFILSQNSTNNATIDPAHMVFKFTGTDARGKIMDPTADQFDGAAEDVF, translated from the coding sequence ATGACAACCCAGAAAACGGCCTGGGACTACCTGGGCGACATGTTCGACACCTTGACCTCGCAGGACTCCATGAAGGCCCAGGCGGCCACCAGCGCCATGTCCACCGGCGCCGGGTTCTTCCAGAAGAAGGACTACGTCCGCGCGGCCAACGAGTTCAAGCGCGCCATCTCGCTGGACCCGACCAACGCGCAATCGTACAACTACCTGGCCAACGCCTACCTGGCGCAGAATAAATACGACGAGGCCATCAAGACCTATAAGAGCTCCCTTTCCCTCGACCCGACCCAGGACTCGGTACACAGGAACCTGGGGAACATCTACCTGCAGCAGAAGAAGTACAACCTCGCCGAGAAGGAGTTCAAGGATGCTGCACGCCTGAACCCGACCGACACGGTGGCGCCGTACACCCTGGGCCAGCTCTACGTCCAGACCGGGCGCTACGCCGAGGCGGAAACCCAGTTCAAGAAGGTCTCCAGGATGGCACCCAACGACCCCAACCCCTATTACAGCCTGGGCGCCACCTACAACAAGGAAGGAAAATACGCCGAGGCGGTCAAGCAGCTGACCCAGGCGGTTAAGCTCCGTCCCAAGATGACAGCGGCCCACTTCGAGCTCGGGGTCGCCTACTCGGCGCTGGGGGACACCACCAACGCACAGGCCGAGCTCGCCACCGTGACCCAGCTCGACGCGACGCAGGGCGCACTGTTGAAAGCGACCATCGCCCAGCCCAAGTTCGTGACCGCCGGCGGCGGCGAAACCGACACCTTCACCCCGGCGCTGGAGGCCGGCACCGACCTCGGCAGCCTGCTCGGCGTCGACTCGACCGGCACCAACATCCAGTCCAAGGCGTTCAGCCTTACCTTCTATTTCGACTCCGCCATGGACGCCAAGTCGGTGCAGGACACCAGCAACTGGACCATCACCAAGGCCAGCGGCGGCGCGGCCGGCTACTACAACAACCTGCTGCCGGTGCTCCCGACCGAGGCGTACATCCCGCAGAATCCGACCAGCGTGGTCTACGACCCGGAGAAACAGTCGGCCACCGTCACCTTCATACTGAGCCAGAACTCCACCAACAACGCGACCATCGACCCGGCGCACATGGTCTTCAAGTTCACCGGGACCGACGCCCGCGGCAAGATCATGGACCCGACGGCGGACCAGTTCGACGGTGCAGCGGAGGATGTGTTCTAG
- a CDS encoding tetratricopeptide repeat protein has protein sequence MSQLVTRPSGAIAVVENGPLVSAIVVSRNRESHLRECLSDLMEQTISSRMEVIVVDEGSDQCEWAVVADLQKRYANLAALRVTAAAAGRGVNMALKAASGRYFTVIDATDRLKRDAYEQLSSALEQNPTAMVAYGDTCFTAIAHENFANHTSYGKVIWPDYTAQQLSQLSDVAPHPLWRREVHDSVGYLPEGFPNHGLREFLLKVVERFRMQHIEEFTGLKLIAAVPQSAPQQAPQPVEVQSAPAAAAQPVPTPMQSEPSPMAMPERAALPSAEDAYAALRPQLSGDDLGQAAAALRQHLANYPDHAVAHNDLAAVSYQMGDTDQALAHYREAVALEPDEDVYLKNLADLLYVEKGQTDEAINIYLKLLERAPRDVETLLNLGIICEGVGQPDAAESFLQRALEIEPANMAVRERLSELRQNASPAPAPTAATAPAAPETATTPAAAAAEEDDLTAEDHYLKSQELVNRGDLAGAEQMLQGIVALYPDFAPAYNDLAVLAYQNGDKDTARRNYEKAAALAPGNNTFQKNLADFYFVEGYDVDGAINIYLDQLQKEPKNIETLMSLGKICTMLDRPQEAETFYGKVIHLEPWNRDARECLDTLKQAANS, from the coding sequence ATGAGCCAGTTAGTCACCCGCCCCAGCGGCGCGATCGCCGTCGTGGAAAATGGACCGCTCGTTTCCGCCATAGTTGTCAGCCGCAACCGGGAATCGCACCTGAGGGAATGCCTGAGCGATCTGATGGAACAGACCATCTCCAGTCGCATGGAGGTCATCGTCGTCGACGAAGGGTCCGATCAATGCGAGTGGGCGGTGGTGGCGGACCTGCAGAAACGCTACGCCAACCTGGCGGCACTCAGGGTGACCGCGGCGGCCGCGGGAAGGGGCGTCAACATGGCGCTCAAGGCAGCTTCGGGGCGGTACTTCACCGTCATCGACGCCACCGACCGCCTCAAACGCGACGCTTATGAGCAGCTCAGTTCGGCACTCGAGCAAAACCCCACGGCGATGGTGGCCTACGGCGACACCTGCTTCACCGCGATCGCCCACGAGAATTTCGCCAACCACACCAGCTATGGCAAGGTGATCTGGCCCGACTACACGGCACAGCAGCTCTCGCAGCTCTCCGATGTGGCCCCCCACCCGCTCTGGCGCCGCGAGGTGCACGACAGCGTCGGCTATCTCCCCGAGGGCTTCCCGAACCACGGGCTGCGCGAGTTCCTGCTCAAGGTGGTGGAACGCTTCCGCATGCAGCACATCGAGGAGTTCACCGGCCTGAAGCTGATCGCCGCCGTCCCGCAATCGGCGCCGCAACAGGCCCCGCAGCCGGTGGAGGTACAGAGCGCTCCTGCCGCGGCGGCGCAGCCGGTTCCGACCCCGATGCAGAGCGAGCCGTCCCCCATGGCAATGCCGGAGCGGGCTGCCTTGCCGAGCGCCGAAGACGCCTACGCGGCCCTGCGCCCGCAACTCTCCGGCGACGACCTGGGGCAGGCGGCGGCAGCACTGCGGCAGCACCTGGCCAACTATCCCGACCATGCCGTGGCCCACAACGATCTCGCCGCCGTGAGCTACCAGATGGGGGACACCGACCAGGCCCTGGCGCACTACCGCGAGGCGGTGGCCCTAGAGCCGGACGAGGACGTCTACCTGAAGAACCTGGCCGATCTCCTCTACGTCGAGAAGGGGCAGACCGACGAGGCCATCAACATCTACCTGAAACTGCTCGAGAGGGCACCGCGCGACGTGGAAACCCTGCTCAACCTCGGCATCATCTGCGAGGGGGTCGGGCAGCCGGACGCCGCCGAGTCGTTCCTGCAAAGGGCGCTGGAGATCGAACCGGCCAACATGGCGGTGCGCGAGCGGCTCTCCGAACTGAGGCAAAACGCTTCCCCAGCGCCCGCACCGACGGCAGCGACCGCGCCGGCGGCACCGGAGACAGCCACAACACCGGCGGCAGCCGCCGCGGAGGAGGACGATTTGACAGCTGAAGACCACTACCTGAAATCGCAGGAACTGGTGAACCGTGGTGACCTGGCCGGGGCCGAGCAGATGTTGCAAGGGATCGTGGCGCTGTATCCGGATTTCGCGCCGGCCTACAACGACCTCGCCGTGCTCGCCTACCAAAACGGCGACAAGGACACCGCCCGCCGCAACTACGAGAAGGCGGCCGCGCTGGCTCCGGGCAACAACACCTTCCAGAAGAACCTCGCCGACTTCTACTTCGTCGAGGGGTACGACGTGGATGGCGCCATCAACATCTATCTCGACCAGCTCCAAAAAGAGCCCAAGAATATCGAGACCCTGATGAGCCTCGGCAAGATCTGCACGATGCTGGACCGCCCGCAGGAGGCCGAGACCTTCTACGGGAAGGTGATTCATCTCGAGCCCTGGAACCGCGACGCCCGCGAGTGCCTGGACACCCTGAAGCAGGCGGCCAATTCCTAG
- a CDS encoding EamA family transporter, which translates to MMPLWFPLTVLSAFFLATSDATTKRALTGRNEYLVTWLRIVPTLPLFLIPLPFIPVPKLGDDFYFCIMTGLPLEAVAIILYTKALKLSPLSLTLPLLSLTPLLLLVVPYLLLGERISPTGGAGIMLIALGGYLLNTGRGETGILAPLKALAREKGALCMLAVAAIYSVTSTLGKRAIAASSPLFFAAVYLPLLVLVLTPVALYKSRGELGPALRNGTVNAALLPAVCYTLQALTHVYAVNMTNVAYMIAVKRLSLLFGVLYGHYLFKEQGGIVSTLIMLAGVFLIVTGG; encoded by the coding sequence ATGATGCCACTATGGTTCCCGCTCACCGTTTTGTCCGCCTTCTTCCTCGCCACCAGCGATGCCACCACCAAGCGCGCGCTCACGGGGAGAAACGAATACCTGGTCACCTGGCTGCGCATCGTCCCGACCCTGCCGCTGTTCCTGATCCCGCTCCCGTTCATACCGGTCCCGAAGCTTGGCGACGACTTCTACTTCTGCATCATGACGGGACTGCCGCTGGAGGCGGTCGCCATCATCCTCTACACCAAGGCCCTCAAGCTCTCGCCGCTGTCACTCACCTTGCCGCTGCTCTCGCTCACCCCGCTGCTGCTCCTGGTGGTGCCGTATCTGCTGCTGGGAGAACGGATCTCTCCCACGGGCGGCGCGGGGATCATGCTCATCGCCCTGGGCGGGTACCTGCTCAATACCGGCCGCGGCGAGACCGGGATTCTGGCGCCGCTGAAGGCGCTGGCCCGGGAGAAGGGAGCGCTGTGCATGCTGGCGGTCGCCGCCATCTACAGCGTCACGTCAACACTGGGCAAGCGCGCCATCGCCGCCTCGTCACCTCTTTTCTTCGCTGCCGTGTACCTGCCGCTGCTGGTGCTCGTCCTCACACCGGTCGCCCTGTACAAGTCCCGCGGCGAACTGGGGCCGGCGCTGCGCAACGGCACCGTCAACGCCGCACTCCTCCCCGCCGTCTGTTACACACTTCAGGCCCTCACCCACGTCTACGCGGTCAACATGACCAACGTCGCCTACATGATCGCGGTGAAGCGACTGAGCCTCCTTTTCGGCGTTCTCTACGGGCACTACCTGTTCAAGGAGCAGGGAGGCATCGTCTCCACCCTCATCATGCTGGCCGGCGTCTTCCTCATCGTCACCGGCGGTTAA
- a CDS encoding AAA family ATPase, which yields MGKNILIPSIEQRLRGLMEVGRRNLHEHGFSDVERANPTVTLTREFGCEGYPVAERLQGILEKRSGKPWVVMDRALLDAVAKDHNLSEGILRNLGTKNRFLDDMLSTFSPRWKSDKDYYRLLCRQIVALATEGNVILVGRGASILTQNTGNCYHFRIIAPMTFKVKAVAARCGISADQAQDMVTEKQHQRDAFLKDFLGRDITDPTLYHLVFNNARLSATRIAELMAEVVMPPTRG from the coding sequence ATGGGCAAGAACATTTTGATCCCGTCGATTGAACAGAGGTTGCGCGGCTTGATGGAGGTGGGGCGGAGGAACCTGCACGAACACGGCTTCTCCGATGTGGAACGGGCCAACCCGACGGTGACCCTCACCCGCGAATTCGGCTGTGAGGGATATCCGGTGGCGGAAAGGCTGCAGGGCATCCTGGAGAAGCGCAGCGGCAAGCCCTGGGTGGTCATGGACCGGGCCCTGCTCGACGCGGTCGCCAAGGATCACAACCTCTCCGAGGGGATCCTGCGTAACCTGGGCACCAAGAACCGTTTCCTCGATGACATGCTTTCCACCTTCTCGCCCCGCTGGAAAAGCGACAAGGACTACTACCGCCTGCTCTGCCGCCAGATCGTGGCGCTGGCCACCGAGGGGAACGTCATCCTCGTGGGGAGGGGCGCCTCCATCCTGACCCAGAACACCGGCAACTGCTACCACTTCCGGATCATCGCCCCCATGACCTTCAAGGTGAAGGCGGTGGCCGCCCGCTGCGGGATCTCCGCGGACCAGGCGCAGGACATGGTGACGGAAAAGCAGCACCAGCGCGATGCCTTCCTCAAGGATTTCCTGGGGCGGGACATCACCGACCCCACCCTGTACCACCTGGTCTTCAACAACGCCCGCCTCTCCGCGACGCGGATCGCGGAACTCATGGCCGAAGTGGTGATGCCGCCGACGCGCGGCTAG
- a CDS encoding peptide chain release factor family protein has protein sequence MADFAVSEEKNRWLKAKMEQLGVAEKDLEERFVHSSGRGGQHVNKSSSCVYLKHLPSGLEVKCMESRSQSLNRFLARRLLLEKIEGAGGGMTKKELAAEKLKRQKARRKRRSGAKYGTDAAKDVEQGPETGSVASTTRNESQ, from the coding sequence ATGGCTGATTTCGCGGTGAGCGAAGAAAAAAACCGGTGGCTGAAGGCGAAGATGGAGCAACTCGGGGTCGCTGAGAAGGACCTGGAGGAGCGTTTCGTCCATTCCTCGGGCCGCGGCGGCCAACACGTCAACAAAAGCTCCTCCTGCGTCTACCTCAAACACCTCCCCAGCGGGCTGGAAGTCAAGTGCATGGAATCGCGCAGCCAGTCGCTGAACCGGTTCCTGGCCCGCCGCCTGCTGCTGGAGAAGATCGAGGGCGCCGGCGGCGGCATGACCAAGAAAGAGCTGGCGGCGGAAAAGCTGAAAAGACAGAAGGCCCGCAGAAAACGACGCAGCGGCGCCAAGTATGGCACCGATGCTGCAAAGGATGTCGAACAGGGCCCGGAAACGGGGTCTGTAGCGTCAACTACCCGGAATGAGAGCCAATAA
- the rho gene encoding transcription termination factor Rho: MNLQELKEKKINDLTAIAKALNIEGASSLRKQDLIFAILNAQTEKNGMIFGEGVLETLPDGFGFLRAPDYNYLPGPDDIYVSPSQIRRFNLHTGDTVAGQIRPPKEGERYFALLKVETVNHESPEVARDKILFDNLTPLYPEEKLVLETTPDNMSSRVMELVAPIGKGQRGLIVAPPRTGKTMLIQNIANSIALNHPEVFLIVLLIDERPEEVTDMQRSVKGEVISSTFDEPASRHIQVAEMVIEKAKRLVEHKRDVVILLDSITRLARAYNTVIPPSGKILSGGVDSNALHKPKRFFGAARNIEEGGSLTIIATALVDTGSKMDEVIFEEFKGTGNMELHLDRKLVEKRTFPAIDINKSGTRKEELLIPQASLNRIWILRKVLHPMNVVDSMEFLISKLQGTKSNQDFLDSMSK, from the coding sequence ATGAACCTACAGGAACTTAAAGAAAAGAAAATCAACGATCTCACGGCCATTGCCAAGGCGTTGAACATCGAGGGTGCGTCCAGTCTCAGGAAGCAGGACCTGATCTTCGCCATCCTCAACGCCCAGACCGAGAAGAACGGCATGATCTTCGGCGAGGGGGTCCTCGAGACCCTGCCTGACGGGTTCGGCTTCCTGAGGGCGCCGGATTACAACTACCTGCCGGGTCCGGACGACATCTACGTGTCGCCGTCCCAGATCCGCCGCTTCAACCTGCACACCGGCGACACCGTTGCCGGCCAGATCAGGCCGCCCAAGGAAGGGGAGCGCTACTTCGCCCTCCTCAAGGTCGAGACCGTCAACCACGAGTCTCCCGAGGTCGCCCGCGACAAGATCCTCTTCGACAACCTGACCCCGCTCTACCCGGAAGAGAAGCTGGTCCTCGAGACCACGCCGGACAACATGTCCAGCCGCGTCATGGAACTGGTCGCGCCGATCGGTAAAGGGCAGAGGGGCCTCATCGTCGCTCCGCCGCGCACCGGCAAGACCATGCTGATCCAGAACATCGCCAACTCCATCGCGCTGAACCACCCCGAGGTGTTCCTGATCGTCCTTCTCATCGACGAGCGCCCGGAAGAGGTTACCGACATGCAGCGCTCCGTGAAGGGCGAGGTCATTTCCTCCACCTTCGACGAGCCGGCTTCCCGTCACATCCAGGTGGCCGAGATGGTCATCGAGAAGGCCAAGCGCCTGGTCGAGCACAAGCGCGACGTCGTCATCCTGCTCGACTCCATCACCCGTCTGGCCCGCGCCTACAACACCGTGATCCCGCCGTCGGGCAAGATCCTCTCCGGTGGTGTCGACTCCAACGCCCTGCACAAGCCCAAGCGCTTCTTCGGCGCCGCGCGTAACATCGAGGAGGGTGGCTCGCTCACCATCATCGCCACCGCCCTGGTCGATACCGGCTCCAAGATGGACGAGGTCATCTTTGAAGAGTTCAAGGGCACCGGCAACATGGAGCTCCACCTCGATCGCAAGCTGGTCGAGAAGAGGACCTTCCCCGCCATCGACATCAACAAGTCCGGCACCAGGAAGGAAGAACTGCTCATCCCGCAGGCCTCTTTGAACCGCATCTGGATCCTCCGGAAGGTGCTCCACCCGATGAACGTGGTGGACTCCATGGAGTTCCTGATCTCCAAGCTGCAGGGGACCAAGAGCAACCAGGACTTCCTCGATTCCATGAGCAAGTAA
- the rpmE gene encoding 50S ribosomal protein L31, whose amino-acid sequence MKEGIHPKYEEITVKCLCGNQFQTRSTKAEISTEICSQCHPFYTGKQKLIDTAGRVERFRKRYNLEK is encoded by the coding sequence ATGAAAGAAGGGATCCACCCCAAGTACGAAGAAATTACCGTAAAGTGCCTGTGCGGTAACCAGTTCCAGACCCGTTCCACCAAAGCGGAGATCTCCACCGAGATCTGCTCGCAGTGCCACCCGTTCTACACCGGTAAGCAGAAGCTGATCGACACCGCAGGCCGCGTCGAGCGCTTCCGCAAGAGATACAACCTGGAGAAGTAG
- the thyX gene encoding FAD-dependent thymidylate synthase, protein MKVALLQHTPDPELTIALAARLCYSSADIEALKDKLSGADVKKFLDKIMSLGHQSVLEHASFTFGVDGISRVTSHQLVRHRVASFSQQSQRYVSHKERFAVVTPQSIADNPKHLELFEAQVASLHAAYAALVEAGVPAEDARYLLPNATETKIIITMNARELLHFFAVRCCERAQWEIRAMAIEMLRLVKPVAPTVFDKAGPGCLGGPCPEGAMCCGKMAQVREYFREM, encoded by the coding sequence ATGAAGGTTGCCCTTCTGCAGCACACCCCCGATCCCGAGTTGACCATCGCACTTGCGGCCCGGCTCTGCTATTCGTCGGCCGACATCGAGGCGCTCAAGGACAAGCTCTCCGGCGCTGACGTCAAAAAATTCCTGGACAAGATCATGTCGCTTGGGCACCAGTCGGTGCTGGAGCACGCATCGTTCACCTTCGGCGTGGACGGGATCTCGCGCGTCACCAGCCACCAGCTGGTGCGGCACCGGGTCGCCTCCTTTTCCCAGCAGTCCCAGCGCTACGTTTCCCACAAGGAGCGTTTCGCGGTGGTGACGCCGCAATCGATCGCGGACAATCCCAAGCACCTGGAACTCTTCGAGGCCCAGGTCGCCTCGCTGCACGCGGCCTATGCCGCCCTGGTCGAGGCGGGTGTCCCGGCCGAGGATGCGCGCTACCTGCTTCCCAACGCCACCGAGACCAAGATCATCATCACCATGAACGCCCGGGAGCTGTTGCACTTCTTCGCCGTGCGCTGCTGCGAGCGGGCCCAGTGGGAGATCCGTGCCATGGCCATCGAGATGCTCCGTCTGGTGAAGCCGGTCGCGCCGACCGTATTCGACAAGGCCGGTCCCGGCTGCCTTGGCGGTCCCTGCCCCGAAGGTGCCATGTGCTGCGGCAAGATGGCGCAGGTTCGGGAGTACTTCCGGGAGATGTAA
- a CDS encoding DUF1385 domain-containing protein — translation MSKINIGGQAVLEGVMMRAPRSMAIAVRRPDGEISVKSETVIPLSERFPITKLPIVRGAVALFSSLIIGIKALNFSANEALAEGEEKEEINDWAIAGTMAVAFGFGILLFFILPLYLTKLLIPIIGDSNIVFNLVDGVIRVAVFLIYIIGISRMKDIQRVFQYHGAEHKSIFTFEAGEELTVDNVRKYSCLHPRCGTSFLLIVMLVSIVVFSLIPKLWPFYFKAGSRIILLPMIAGLSYEVLKWTAKHDNHALVKMVIAPGLALQRLTTREPDDSQLEVAIKSMQVALELNDGFKDDRLVV, via the coding sequence GTGTCAAAGATAAACATAGGCGGACAGGCGGTTCTGGAAGGCGTCATGATGCGGGCCCCGCGCTCGATGGCCATCGCGGTGAGAAGGCCCGACGGCGAGATCTCGGTCAAGAGCGAGACGGTGATCCCGCTTTCCGAGCGTTTCCCCATCACCAAGCTCCCCATAGTCCGGGGGGCGGTGGCGCTCTTTTCCTCGCTCATCATCGGCATCAAGGCGCTCAACTTTTCAGCCAACGAAGCGCTCGCCGAAGGTGAGGAAAAAGAAGAGATCAACGACTGGGCCATTGCCGGGACCATGGCCGTGGCGTTCGGCTTCGGCATCCTGCTCTTTTTCATCCTGCCGCTCTACCTGACCAAGCTGCTGATCCCGATCATCGGCGACTCCAACATCGTCTTCAACCTTGTCGACGGCGTCATCCGGGTCGCCGTGTTCCTGATCTACATCATCGGCATCTCGCGCATGAAGGACATCCAGCGGGTGTTCCAGTACCACGGCGCGGAGCACAAATCGATCTTCACCTTCGAGGCGGGCGAGGAGCTCACCGTTGACAACGTCAGGAAGTACAGCTGCCTGCACCCGCGTTGCGGCACCAGCTTCCTGTTGATCGTCATGCTGGTGAGCATCGTGGTGTTCTCCCTGATCCCGAAGCTGTGGCCGTTTTACTTCAAGGCCGGCTCAAGGATCATCCTGTTGCCGATGATCGCCGGTCTTTCCTACGAAGTCCTCAAGTGGACCGCGAAGCACGACAACCACGCCCTGGTGAAGATGGTGATCGCCCCCGGCCTCGCACTGCAGCGGCTCACCACCCGCGAGCCGGACGACAGCCAGCTTGAAGTTGCCATCAAGTCCATGCAGGTCGCCCTCGAACTGAACGACGGCTTCAAGGACGACCGGCTGGTGGTTTAA
- the prfA gene encoding peptide chain release factor 1: MFDKIADLETRFGELESLLSDPEVLANQVEFRKLSKEHAGLTELIAAYREYKKVLSDIEGNKELLKEPDQEMREMAQAELETLEERREQLESEIQVLLLPKDPNDDKSVVLEIRAGTGGDESALFAGDLFRMYSRFAETNRWKVEVISASESERGGFKEVIALVEGDGVFAKLKYESGTHRVQRVPETEAQGRIHTSACTVAVMPEAEDIDIDINPADLKIDVYRSSGAGGQHVNTTDSAVRITHIPTGTVVACQEERSQIKNRAKAMKVLKSRILDNIVMEQNAKMAADRKSQVGSGDRSERIRTYNFPQGRMTDHRIGLTLYRLDSIMAGDIAEIADSLRAHYQMEALQAQSEGM; encoded by the coding sequence ATGTTCGATAAAATAGCAGATCTTGAAACCCGTTTCGGCGAGCTCGAATCGCTCCTTTCCGATCCGGAGGTGCTGGCGAACCAGGTCGAGTTCCGGAAGCTCTCCAAGGAGCACGCCGGTCTCACCGAGCTGATCGCCGCCTACCGCGAGTATAAGAAGGTGCTCTCCGACATCGAGGGGAACAAGGAACTCCTGAAGGAGCCGGACCAGGAGATGCGCGAGATGGCCCAGGCCGAGCTGGAGACCCTGGAGGAGCGCCGCGAGCAGCTGGAAAGCGAGATCCAAGTGCTCCTGCTCCCCAAGGACCCCAACGACGACAAGAGTGTCGTCCTCGAGATCCGCGCCGGTACCGGCGGCGACGAGTCGGCCCTCTTCGCGGGCGACCTGTTCCGCATGTACAGCCGCTTTGCCGAGACCAACCGCTGGAAGGTCGAGGTGATCTCCGCCTCCGAGTCCGAGCGTGGGGGCTTCAAAGAGGTCATCGCGCTGGTCGAAGGTGACGGCGTCTTCGCCAAACTCAAGTACGAGTCCGGCACCCACCGCGTGCAGCGCGTGCCCGAGACCGAGGCGCAGGGACGCATCCACACCTCCGCCTGCACCGTCGCCGTCATGCCCGAGGCCGAGGATATCGACATCGACATCAATCCGGCCGACCTGAAGATCGACGTGTACCGCTCCTCCGGCGCAGGTGGCCAGCACGTCAACACCACCGACTCCGCGGTCAGGATCACCCATATTCCGACCGGCACCGTCGTCGCCTGCCAGGAAGAGCGCAGCCAGATCAAGAACCGCGCAAAAGCGATGAAGGTTCTGAAGTCCAGGATCCTGGACAACATCGTCATGGAGCAGAACGCGAAGATGGCCGCCGACAGGAAGAGCCAGGTAGGTAGCGGTGACCGCAGCGAGCGCATCAGGACCTACAACTTCCCGCAGGGACGCATGACCGACCATCGCATCGGGCTCACCCTGTACCGCCTCGACTCCATCATGGCCGGCGACATCGCCGAGATCGCGGACTCCCTGCGTGCCCACTACCAGATGGAAGCCCTGCAGGCCCAAAGCGAAGGTATGTAA
- the prmC gene encoding peptide chain release factor N(5)-glutamine methyltransferase, with protein MTTTPEKWDVLKVLNWTKGYLAEKGVENPRLEAEWMLCEALSLDRVGLYLNFDKPLSDAELAAYRTMVARRGKREPLQYILGTQEFMGHEFHVTPAVLIPRHDTEVLVTEAIKRATAAKSILDIGTGSGCVAISLAKELPQAEVCSVDVSAEALEVARGNAERNGASVQFFQGSLFEPFAGRRFDMVVSNPPYIPNSELATLQAEVRGFEPMGALDGGADGLDFYRRIVNDAPGYLNPGGWLIFEVGAGQAPQVLGLLKAGGFADETFTQTDPAGIERVVGGRL; from the coding sequence ATGACCACCACCCCCGAAAAATGGGATGTCCTCAAAGTCCTCAATTGGACCAAAGGCTACCTTGCCGAGAAAGGCGTGGAAAACCCGCGTCTCGAGGCGGAGTGGATGCTGTGCGAGGCGCTCTCCCTGGACCGGGTCGGGCTCTACCTCAATTTCGACAAGCCCCTTTCCGACGCCGAGCTGGCCGCCTACCGCACCATGGTGGCGCGGCGGGGCAAGCGCGAGCCGCTGCAGTACATCCTGGGGACCCAGGAGTTCATGGGGCACGAGTTCCACGTCACCCCCGCAGTGCTCATCCCGCGCCACGACACCGAGGTGCTGGTGACCGAGGCGATCAAGCGCGCCACTGCCGCGAAGAGCATCCTCGATATCGGCACCGGTAGCGGCTGCGTAGCCATATCCCTTGCCAAAGAACTGCCGCAGGCCGAGGTCTGCAGCGTCGACGTTTCCGCGGAAGCCCTCGAGGTGGCGCGCGGCAACGCCGAGCGCAATGGGGCCAGCGTGCAATTTTTCCAGGGATCCCTGTTCGAACCGTTTGCGGGACGACGCTTCGACATGGTAGTATCCAACCCGCCCTACATTCCCAATTCCGAACTGGCGACATTGCAGGCCGAAGTGCGCGGCTTCGAACCGATGGGCGCGCTCGACGGCGGGGCCGACGGCCTCGACTTCTACCGGCGCATCGTGAACGACGCGCCCGGCTATCTGAACCCCGGCGGCTGGCTCATCTTCGAAGTCGGCGCCGGACAGGCTCCCCAGGTGCTGGGGCTTTTAAAGGCCGGCGGCTTCGCCGACGAGACCTTCACCCAGACCGATCCCGCGGGCATCGAACGCGTAGTCGGCGGTCGGCTGTAG